Proteins co-encoded in one Osmerus mordax isolate fOsmMor3 chromosome 11, fOsmMor3.pri, whole genome shotgun sequence genomic window:
- the igsf9ba gene encoding protein turtle homolog B, with the protein MIWYVATLIASVFSTRGTAAQGAHGVREEPRFVTARAGESVILGCDVSPPLDGQQPPYVVEWFKFGVPIPLFINFRFYPPHVDPEYTGRASLHGKASLQIVPVHPEDQGWYECRVLMLEQQYDTFHNGSWVHLTVNAPPTFTATPPQYVEAKEGGSTLLSCSAQGNPKPMISWLREGEELATNAKYTVHDGSLTILGITREDRGAYTCRAYSDQGEVLHTTRLLVQGPPYIVTPPENITVNISQNALFTCQAEAYPGNLTYTWFWEEDNVYFKNDLKLRVRILIDGTLIIFRVKPEDAGKYTCSPSNSLGVSPSASAHLTVQYPARVINMPAIIYVPRKLPGVIRCPVDANPPVMLVKWEKDGYPLRVEKYPGWSQAADGSIRVAEATEDSLGTYTCVPYNALGTMGQSPPATLVLKDPPYFNVRPGGEYRQEAGRELVIPCAASGDPEIPTISWRKVGKPSKSKHNILPSGSLQFLSLSKEDHGEWECVATNVVTSITASTRLLVIGTSPHAPGNIRVLPSTTSANVSWEPGYDGGYEQTFSVWYGPVLKRVDFGPHNWHSMPVSGAQMWLVVPGLEPRTEYQFSVLAQNKLGTGPFSEVVTVNTAVSPMSTPEPQVLLTPPRCLTANRTQHGVLLTWLPPANHSSPVDRYIMEFRLGERWEVLDDLIPATETELIARDLVQESWYEFKVMAVMDDLISESSNVVGVSSTDPFPPAEVADEGLARPVVAGVVATICFLAAAVLFSTLAACFVNKQHRRKLKRKPDPPLSVTHFRKSIESPPPLTPLPGVEPCWDEPARSSYMPPPASPLLSSGKISPESSPPSRPRSLSSEEAHGPGLYVRRLSSPQRERGQELSFYKKTKRAITSKKYSVSKHEAEVTTPIELISRGPDGRFVMEISPPPRRIQGFPFAEESDMYPEFRQSDEENDFDPGPLPPIMPTLRPQLSPTSSSLESTQPPTYSPRLHRAMEGMSFVEGSGLHASGQAPTSRYRGFPQGPFYGYLGSRGESGIPPPFYMPDMSPRSSALSSPPGTGEGPFGYPSIPEESGEMEHHQYTASGHSLPHSHSPPPRSPESWQPHEFPFLGLEGTRFIYPPHHPLHHQQDLPDPPPYPPHFLPPSRLHLPPLKDPISPRLLQLEVPMAPPGRERPLGPPARRLAMQQAQSLGQLRHTTHGMGVPVLPYPDPAVRAGSPSTAPSSSPQSWLSPRARRRADPGLPPLVLQPSRLSPLSQSPLSTQPGSPDILVRPPPHPSILRTSRSLEMPEIALHPSATASFSRRSSLATSPTHGQGSRRPSPSYHPHMSYASTAASYPSQSPSPPLEGRDVFGQRPSQRRTEEEMLPSEPSQLQISASGEPLGASSDAAGSESLQALLQQCITKAKRVAANTNNNSTSKRRTGASPSQTRQPSQTAPAGEDLYLHRKRKRQSKRNPYVYLTCLLRRRRPDDDQTGILASTDSEGHNYGSLR; encoded by the exons CCCCTCCCACTTTTACAGCCACGCCTCCACAGTATGTGGAGGCCAAAGAGGGGGGCAGTACCCTTCTCAGCTGCTCCGCCCAGGGAAACCCTAAACCAATGATCAGCTGgctgagggaaggggaggagctagCCACAAATGCAAAATATACG GTGCACGATGGCAGCTTGACCATCTTGGGGATCACACGCGAGGACAGAGGAGCGTACACCTGCAGGGCCTACAGCGACCAGGGGGAGGTGCTGCACACCACGCGCCTGCTCGTCCAAG GCCCACCGTATATTGTGACACCACCAGAAaacatcactgtaaacatatcccAGAATGCACTCTTCACCTGCCAAGCCGAGGCGTATCCTGGCAACCTAACCTACACATGGTTTTGGGAAGAGGATAACGTCTACTTCAAGAA TGACCTGAAGCTCCGGGTACGCATCCTGATTGACGGCACGCTCATCATCTTCCGGGTGAAGCCGGAGGATGCCGGGAAATACACCTGCAGCCCGAGCAACAGTCTGGGAGTCTCGCCATCCGCCTCGGCACACCTGACTGTTCAGT ACCCCGCCCGGGTGATCAACATGCCCGCCATCATCTACGTTCCTCGGAAACTGCCTGGGGTCATCCGCTGCCCTGTGGATGCCAACCCGCCCGTGATGTTAGTGAAGTGGGAGAAAGATGGCTACCCGCTCAGAGTGGAGAAG TACCCCGGGTGGAGCCAGGCGGCAGACGGAAGCATCCGGGTGGCGGAGGCCACAGAAGACTCCCTGGGCACCTACACCTGCGTGCCTTACAACGCCCTTGGTACCATGGGACAGTCCCCCCCTGCCACTCTGGTGCTAAAG gatcCCCCTTACTTTAACGTGAGGCCTGGGGGGGAGTACCGTCAGGAAGCTGGAAGAGAGCTGGTCATCCCCTGTGCTGCCTCTGGTGACCCTGAGATTCCTACCATCTCCTGGAGgaag gTGGGAAAGCCCAGCAAGAGCAAGCACAACATTCTACCCAGCGGCAGCTTACAGTTTCTGTCCCTCAGCAAGGAGGACCACGgggagtgggagtgtgtggcCACCAACGTGGTGACGAGCATCACTGCCAGCACACGGCTCCTCGTCATCG GCACCAGCCCGCACGCTCCGGGCAATATCCGTGTGCTGCCCTCCACAACCTCAGCCAATGTTTCCTGGGAGCCGGGTTACGACGGGGGCTATGAGCAGACGTTCTCGGTGTGGTATGGTCCAGT gcTGAAGAGGGTGGACTTTGGGCCTCATAACTGGCACTCCATGCCAGTGTCCGGTGCTCAGATGTGGCTGGTGGTGCCAGGCCTGGAGCCCAGGACAGAGTACCAGTTCAGCGTGCTGGCACAGAACAAGCTGGGCACGGGCCCCTTCAGTGAGGTGGTGACGGTCAACACTGCAG TGTCTCCCATGAGTACTCCAGAACCACAGGTGCTTCTTACGCCACCACGGTGCCTCACAGCCAATCGCACGCAACACGGCGTCCTGCTCACCTGGCTCCCTCCAGCCAATCACTCGTCACCCGTTGATCGCTACATCATGGAGTTCCGTCTTGGGGAAAGATGGGAGGTTCTGGACGACTTGATCCCTGCCACAGAGACTGAGCTGATCGCCCGGGACCTCGTACAG GAGTCGTGGTATGAGTTCAAAGTGATGGCGGTCATGGATGACCTCATCAGTGAGAGCAGTAACGTGGTTGGGGTGTCCAGCACGG ACCCCTTCCCACCCGCAGAGGTGGCTGATGAGGGGCTGGCGAGGCCGGTGGTGGCGGGCGTCGTGGCGACCATCTGCTTCCTGGCTGCGGCGGTCCTGTTCAGTACTCTAGCGGCCTGCTTCGTCAACAAGCAGCACAGACGCAAGCTCAAACGCAAACCAG ACCCTCCCCTGTCTGTGACACACTTCAGGAAAAGCATTGAATCACC GCCTCCTCTTACCCCCTTGCCTGGGGTAGAGCCCTGCTGGGacgagccagccaggagcagCTACATGCCCCCTCCTGCCAGCCCCCT GCTGTCCTCGGGGAAGATCAGTCCAGAGAGTTCTCCTCCATCGCGGCCCAGGTCTCTGTCGTCCGAGGAGGCCCATGGTCCAGGCCTGTATGTCCGGCGGCTGTCCagcccccagagagagaggggccaggAGCTTTCCTTCTACAAGAAAACCAAGCGTGCCATAACCAGTAAGAAGTACAGTGTGTCCAAACACGAGGCGGAGGTGACCACGCCCATCGAGCTGATCAGTCGCGGGCCGGACGGACGCTTCGTCATGGAGATCAGCCCCCCGCCCCGACGCATCCAGGGCTTTCCGTTCGCCGAGGAGTCCGACATGTACCCTGAGTTCCGGCAGTCCGACGAGGAGAATGATTTTGACCCCGGGCCCCTGCCCCCGATCATGCCCACGCTCCGGCCCCAACTCTCCCCAACGTCCTCCAGCCTGGAGTCCACGCAGCCCCCCACCTACAGCCCCCGCCTCCACAGGGCTATGGAAGGTATGAGCTTTGTGGAGGGCAGTGGGCTTCATGCCTCAGGGCAGGCCCCCACCTCCCGCTATCGGGGCTTCCCCCAGGGCCCCTTCTATGGGTATCTAGGCAGCCGCGGGGAATCGGGGATCCCCCCACCTTTCTACATGCCCGACATGAGCCCACGTAGCTCCGCTCTGTCCTCCCCACCGGGCACGGGCGAGGGGCCCTTCGGTTACCCCTCCATCCCGGAGGAGAGCGGGGAGATGGAGCACCATCAGTACACAGCCTCCGGCCATTCTCTCCCGcactcacacagccccccacctcGCTCGCCCGAGAGCTGGCAGCCTCACGAGTTCCCCTTCCTGGGTCTGGAAGGGACCCGTTTCATTTACCCACCTCACCACCCTTTACATCATCAGCAGGACCTCCCTGAccctcccccctaccctcctcacttcctccctccgaGTCGCCTGCACCTCCCACCCCTGAAGGATCCGATCAGCCCTCGGCTCCTGCAGCTGGAGGTCCCTATGGCTCCACCAGGCAGAGAACGGCCCCTGGGGCCTCCAGCTAGGCGCTTAGCTATGCAACAGGCCCAGAGTCTTGGCCAGCTCAGACACACGACCCATGGTATGGGCGTACCAGTGTTGCCTTACCCTGACCCGGCAGTCCGTGCAGGGAGCCCTAGCACAGCGCCCAGCAGCAGTCCCCAGTCCTGGCTCAGCCCGCGGGCACGACGTCGGGCAGACCCCGGCCTCCCCCCGctggtcctccagccctcccgtctctcccctctttcccagAGTCCCCTCAGTACCCAGCCAGGCTCTCCAGATATCCTAGTCcggccccctccccaccccagcaTCCTGCGCACCTCCCGCTCCCTGGAGATGCCAGAGATCGCCCTGCACCCCTCCGCCACCGCCAGCTTCTCCCGGAGGTCCTCCCtggccacctcccccacccacggCCAGGGCAGCAGACGGCCCAGCCCCAGTTATCACCCTCACATGTCCTATGCCTCCACTGCAGCCAGTTACCCCTCCCagtccccatctcctcccctggaGGGCAGGGACGTGTTCGGGCAGAGGCCGTcccagagaaggacagaggaggagatgcTGCCCTCAGAGCCCTCCCAGCTCCAGATATCCGCCTCAGG GGAACCTCTAGGTGCGTCTAGCGACGCTGCCGGGTCTGAGAGCTTACAAGCACTGCTACAACAATGTATTACAAAAGCCAAGAGAGTGGCAGCCAACACCAATAACAACTCCACCTCCAAGAGAAGAACAG GTGCGTCTCCCTCTCAGACCCGACAGCCATCCCAGACCGCTCCGGCCGGAGAAGATCTCTACCTCCACAGGAAACGGAAAAGGCAGAGCAAGAGGAACCCGTATGTCTATCTGACCTGCCTGCTGAGACGCAGGCGCCCCGACGACGACCAGACGGGCATCCTGGCCAGCACAGACTCCGAGGGGCACAACTACGGAAGCCTACGCTGA